In Phycodurus eques isolate BA_2022a chromosome 23, UOR_Pequ_1.1, whole genome shotgun sequence, a genomic segment contains:
- the nhsl2 gene encoding NHS-like protein 2 isoform X6, translated as MEDFEEQLCDGKPPGQTFRHPPSQSSDDASLGSPGNKRPDFIFLPASKQLYEDETASSVFGLRCLASPSPSPSPSPRESDCPPSGWSAGPPVAEKPRWHLGRRTAASEGGGKFHGVDLLQHSVSPSPSPVGHFHQPRSLEPVTDTPHQNIALRKIYSNLDTASPSDIIVGQPGTMDHSGLLCSNTPSSTWNGPKGSTFSPEAWNEPYNYIAKKGPAVPPKQHSVIGHTGGGAQEGLMLVSNSQSISFSTTSGRQRYNVPGMERRSETEGSTADGGRGGAGGVETGRGRGMSARSLAAANAFKFRERSLSTPTDSGSFCFTEIGTEQPDGTLSSTGNGNVTSSEHQWQHHNFLGLGENYALLYPRGSSEDSASTTDTISVSASDYTAEGRLCLRSRSISLKKSKRKPPPPVRSVSLMKNLDQAKGRIHHEGGLHRDGRPKSLHIPRDHFPDFQPDFLLPTSRSGELGQGGPPDLEVRAPEREAEPTFPSHWQLGEWKSNDPYRSLSGSSTATGTTVIECMKVKGSSESLLNSPATSRATSPSHLLTETDVKPASPFKPPGLMSPSSGYSSQSETPTPTVPLSQAAGAGGVGSSGTTGCKLRPKIPERKSSLPSPKDPAARSRLSFEMPGNAHLELSSIKPKQKASRRHSDTSTSAKPGKTSPNSSQVLPMVTQNELKTIRLRSVSRGDLEDCPDGASDTIEEEQQCRDFEDDASPPPTLPKPKPPVSVKPPLPKRPLNLRLKSQSSTPTLTLDSPPASPVDRRVPLGNIYKVMKKPKPKKAQSQSLSNPSVIQDYNSMSTPQATYNQCLFDLPPLPDPQPLLEDPMLEPQFDAGLQLGPEDGGSLPSPCSNLEALEFQDKSKTLPSRMTISCLAELSDKKKPKVPPPVPKKPNVLLLPSSAHSSTNSGTDRQATPTDSPVGLPSPGDPFPPENIPISPEMSTRDENHLGADALTESSLHSSLLDSSLAEPEEKRAATGIEPDDGVASDKTVLHIVEETDEGFLASTPATHTTEDLFTIIHRSKRKVLGRKEPSDSFGSRQSLTSPVKQMNPTAGGGQRSSSRNENFMALLQKKGSKSSSAGTRVSAAELLKSTNPLARRVPELSGEGGEVQSGQGKVNDQ; from the exons ATGgaag actttgaggaGCAGCTGTGCGACGGCAAGCCGCCAGGTCAGACGTTCCGCCATCCGCCCTCGCAGAGCTCCGACGACGCCTCGCTCGGCTCCCCCGGCAACAAGCGGCCCGACTTCATCTTTCTG CCGGCGTCCAAGCAGCTCTACGAAGATGAGACCGCCAGCTCGGTCTTCGGACTGAGGTGCCTGGCCAGCCCGTCTCCCTCGCCTTCTCCGTCCCCCCGCGAGTCCGATTGCCCCCCATCGGGCTGGAGCGCCGGACCGCCCGTCGCAGAGAAACCTCGCTGGCACCTTGGCAGACGCACGGCAGCAA GTGAAGGAGGAGGTAAATTCCATGGTGTGGACCTCCTGCAGCACTCTGTCTCCCCATCCCCCTCTCCAGTGGGGCACTTCCACCAGCCCCGCTCCCTGGAGCCTGTCACGGACACCCCTCACCAGAACATCGCCCTGAGGAAGATATACTCCAACCTCGACACCGCCTCGCCTTCAG ATATCATCGTGGGCCAACCTGGAACCATGGACCACTCTGGCCTGCTTTGCTCCAACACTCCCTCCAGCACCTGGAACGGACCGAAAGGCTCCACCTTCTCTCCCGAGGCTTGGAACGAGCCTTACAATTATATTGCCAAGAAAGGCCCGGCGGTTCCGCCCAAACAACACAGTGTCATTGGTCACACGGGAGGTGGGGCTCAGGAAGGCCTGATGTTAGTGAGCAACTCGCAGTCTATTTCCTTCTCTACCACTTCTGGGAGACAGAGGTACAACGTGCCAGGGATGGAGAGGAGGAGCGAGACTGAGGGGTCCACGGCGGACGGCGGGAGAGGTGGGGCTGGTGGCGTTGAGACGGGGAGGGGCAGGGGGATGTCCGCGCGCTCCTTAGCTGCGGCGAATGCGTTCAAGTTCCGGGAACGTTCTCTCTCCACGCCCACAGACTCTGGTTCCTTTTGCTTTACTGAGATTGGCACAGAGCAACCAGATGGGACTCTTTCATCCACAGGGAATGGGAATGTGACATCTTCAGAGCACCAGTGGCAGCATCATAACTTTTTGGGTCTCGGTGAGAATTACGCTCTCCTTTATCCCAGAGGGAGCTCAGAAGACAGCGCCAGTACCACCGACACTATCTCTGTTTCCGCGTCGGACTACACTGCTGAAGGACGCTTGTGCCTGCGCTCGCGGTCCATCTCGCTCAAGAAGTCCAAGCGCAAGCCACCGCCTCCAGTGAGGAGCGTCTCTCTCATGAAGAACCTCGACCAGGCTAAGGGAAGGATCCACCATGAGGGGGGTCTGCATCGGGATGGACGGCCAAAGAGCCTGCACATCCCCAGGGACCACTTCCCCGACTTTCAGCCCGATTTCCTTTTGCCCACCTCCAGATCAGGGGAGCTCGGCCAGGGAGGACCTCCCGACCTGGAGGTCCGTGCGCCAGAAAGGGAGGCAGAACCAACTTTCCCCTCTCACTGGCAGCTGGGAGAGTGGAAGAGCAATGACCCCTACAG GTCTTTATCGGGCTCCAGCACTGCAACGGGTACGACTGTGATTGAATGTATGAAAGTCAAAGGCAGTTCAGAGTCACTGCTCAACTCGCCCGCCACCTCCAGAGCCACGTCACCCTCGCACCTCCTTACGGAAACGGATGTCAAGCCCGCTTCGCCCTTCAAACCCCCTGGACTCATGTCTCCGTCAAGTGGCTATTCCAGTCAGTCGGAAACTCCCACCCCTACCGTGCCGCTCAGTCAGGCAGCAGGTGCGGGGGGAGTGGGGTCATCCGGGACAACGGGATGTAAGTTGCGGCCAAAGATTCCCGAAAGAAAATCTTCGCTACCGTCGCCGAAGGATCCTGCTGCTAGGTCCAGATTGTCCTTTGAGATGCCAGGGAATGCCCATCTGGAGCTGTCGTCAATCAAGCCAAAGCAAAAGGCCAGCAGGCGGCATTCAGACACGTCCACGTCCGCAAAACCTGGAAAAACTAGCCCCAACTCTTCGCAGGTCCTCCCGATGGTCACCCAGAACGAGCTGAAAACAATTCGGCTTCGTTCGGTCTCGCGAGGCGATCTGGAGGACTGCCCGGACGGTGCGTCGGACACCATCGAGGAAGAACAGCAGTGCAGAGACTTTGAAGATGACGCCAGCCCGCCTCCCACCCTACCTAAACCCAAGCCGCCCGTTTCTGTCAAACCCCCTCTTCCAAAACGGCCCCTTAACCTGCGTCTGAAGTCCCAGTCCTCCACGCCCACCCTCACCCTGGACTCGCCCCCAGCGTCGCCCGTGGACCGCCGTGTTCCCCTGGGCAACATTTACAAAGTCATGAAGAAACCCAAACCCAAAAAAGCTCAGTCACAAAGTCTTTCAAATCCATCCGTGATCCAAGATTATAATTCCATGTCCACCCCACAAGCCACCTATAACCAGTGCCTCTTTGACCTCCCGCCCCTTCCGGACCCCCAGCCTCTCCTGGAGGATCCCATGTTAGAGCCGCAATTTGATGCGGGCCTTCAACTCGGGCCAGAGGACGGCGGCTCGCTCCCTTCTCCTTGCAGCAATCTGGAGGCCCTGGAATTCCAGGACAAGAGCAAGACCCTTCCTTCAAGAATGACAATCTCCTGTCTGGCAGAGCTCTCTGACAAAAAGAAACCCAAG GTTCCACCCCCAGTGCCCAAGAAACCAAACGTCCTTCTTCTTCCTTCCTCCGCCCACTCCTCAACTAACAGCGGGACAGACCGCCAGGCCACACCGACCGACAGCCCGGTGGGCCTTCCGTCTCCCGGAGATCCTTTCCCCCCAGAAAACATTCCCATAAGTCCTGAAATGTCAACACGAGATGAGAATCACTTGGGAGCAGACGCTTTGACGGAGTCTTCACTTCACTCTTCCCTGCTGGATTCCTCCCTAGCGGAGCCGGAAGAGAAAAGGGCCGCCACGGGGATTGAGCCAG ATGATGGCGTGGCCAGTGACAAAACGGTGCTTCACATTGTGGAGGAAACGGATGAAGGCTTCCTggccagcacgcctgcaacacACACCACCGAAGACCTGTTCACCATCATACACAG GTCCAAGCGAAAGGTTCTGGGTCGCAAGGAGCCTTCCGATTCCTTCGGAAGCCGCCAGAGTCTGACGTCTCCGGTCAAGCAGATGAACCCCACCGCGGGCGGCGGCCAGAGGTCCAGCTCCCGCAACGAGAACTTCATGGCCCTGCTGCAGAAGAAGGGCAGCAAGTCTTCCAGCGCGGGGACCAGGGTGTCCGCTGCCGAACTTCTCAAAAGCACAAACCCCTTGGCGCGACGTGTCCCCGAGCTCTCCGGCGAGGGGGGAGAGGTCCAATCTGGCCAAGGCAAAGTCAACGATCAGTGA
- the nhsl2 gene encoding NHS-like protein 2 isoform X5, which yields MGRPIDFEEQLCDGKPPGQTFRHPPSQSSDDASLGSPGNKRPDFIFLPASKQLYEDETASSVFGLRCLASPSPSPSPSPRESDCPPSGWSAGPPVAEKPRWHLGRRTAASEGGGKFHGVDLLQHSVSPSPSPVGHFHQPRSLEPVTDTPHQNIALRKIYSNLDTASPSDIIVGQPGTMDHSGLLCSNTPSSTWNGPKGSTFSPEAWNEPYNYIAKKGPAVPPKQHSVIGHTGGGAQEGLMLVSNSQSISFSTTSGRQRYNVPGMERRSETEGSTADGGRGGAGGVETGRGRGMSARSLAAANAFKFRERSLSTPTDSGSFCFTEIGTEQPDGTLSSTGNGNVTSSEHQWQHHNFLGLGENYALLYPRGSSEDSASTTDTISVSASDYTAEGRLCLRSRSISLKKSKRKPPPPVRSVSLMKNLDQAKGRIHHEGGLHRDGRPKSLHIPRDHFPDFQPDFLLPTSRSGELGQGGPPDLEVRAPEREAEPTFPSHWQLGEWKSNDPYRSLSGSSTATGTTVIECMKVKGSSESLLNSPATSRATSPSHLLTETDVKPASPFKPPGLMSPSSGYSSQSETPTPTVPLSQAAGAGGVGSSGTTGCKLRPKIPERKSSLPSPKDPAARSRLSFEMPGNAHLELSSIKPKQKASRRHSDTSTSAKPGKTSPNSSQVLPMVTQNELKTIRLRSVSRGDLEDCPDGASDTIEEEQQCRDFEDDASPPPTLPKPKPPVSVKPPLPKRPLNLRLKSQSSTPTLTLDSPPASPVDRRVPLGNIYKVMKKPKPKKAQSQSLSNPSVIQDYNSMSTPQATYNQCLFDLPPLPDPQPLLEDPMLEPQFDAGLQLGPEDGGSLPSPCSNLEALEFQDKSKTLPSRMTISCLAELSDKKKPKVPPPVPKKPNVLLLPSSAHSSTNSGTDRQATPTDSPVGLPSPGDPFPPENIPISPEMSTRDENHLGADALTESSLHSSLLDSSLAEPEEKRAATGIEPDDGVASDKTVLHIVEETDEGFLASTPATHTTEDLFTIIHRSKRKVLGRKEPSDSFGSRQSLTSPVKQMNPTAGGGQRSSSRNENFMALLQKKGSKSSSAGTRVSAAELLKSTNPLARRVPELSGEGGEVQSGQGKVNDQ from the exons ATGGGAAGACCGATAG actttgaggaGCAGCTGTGCGACGGCAAGCCGCCAGGTCAGACGTTCCGCCATCCGCCCTCGCAGAGCTCCGACGACGCCTCGCTCGGCTCCCCCGGCAACAAGCGGCCCGACTTCATCTTTCTG CCGGCGTCCAAGCAGCTCTACGAAGATGAGACCGCCAGCTCGGTCTTCGGACTGAGGTGCCTGGCCAGCCCGTCTCCCTCGCCTTCTCCGTCCCCCCGCGAGTCCGATTGCCCCCCATCGGGCTGGAGCGCCGGACCGCCCGTCGCAGAGAAACCTCGCTGGCACCTTGGCAGACGCACGGCAGCAA GTGAAGGAGGAGGTAAATTCCATGGTGTGGACCTCCTGCAGCACTCTGTCTCCCCATCCCCCTCTCCAGTGGGGCACTTCCACCAGCCCCGCTCCCTGGAGCCTGTCACGGACACCCCTCACCAGAACATCGCCCTGAGGAAGATATACTCCAACCTCGACACCGCCTCGCCTTCAG ATATCATCGTGGGCCAACCTGGAACCATGGACCACTCTGGCCTGCTTTGCTCCAACACTCCCTCCAGCACCTGGAACGGACCGAAAGGCTCCACCTTCTCTCCCGAGGCTTGGAACGAGCCTTACAATTATATTGCCAAGAAAGGCCCGGCGGTTCCGCCCAAACAACACAGTGTCATTGGTCACACGGGAGGTGGGGCTCAGGAAGGCCTGATGTTAGTGAGCAACTCGCAGTCTATTTCCTTCTCTACCACTTCTGGGAGACAGAGGTACAACGTGCCAGGGATGGAGAGGAGGAGCGAGACTGAGGGGTCCACGGCGGACGGCGGGAGAGGTGGGGCTGGTGGCGTTGAGACGGGGAGGGGCAGGGGGATGTCCGCGCGCTCCTTAGCTGCGGCGAATGCGTTCAAGTTCCGGGAACGTTCTCTCTCCACGCCCACAGACTCTGGTTCCTTTTGCTTTACTGAGATTGGCACAGAGCAACCAGATGGGACTCTTTCATCCACAGGGAATGGGAATGTGACATCTTCAGAGCACCAGTGGCAGCATCATAACTTTTTGGGTCTCGGTGAGAATTACGCTCTCCTTTATCCCAGAGGGAGCTCAGAAGACAGCGCCAGTACCACCGACACTATCTCTGTTTCCGCGTCGGACTACACTGCTGAAGGACGCTTGTGCCTGCGCTCGCGGTCCATCTCGCTCAAGAAGTCCAAGCGCAAGCCACCGCCTCCAGTGAGGAGCGTCTCTCTCATGAAGAACCTCGACCAGGCTAAGGGAAGGATCCACCATGAGGGGGGTCTGCATCGGGATGGACGGCCAAAGAGCCTGCACATCCCCAGGGACCACTTCCCCGACTTTCAGCCCGATTTCCTTTTGCCCACCTCCAGATCAGGGGAGCTCGGCCAGGGAGGACCTCCCGACCTGGAGGTCCGTGCGCCAGAAAGGGAGGCAGAACCAACTTTCCCCTCTCACTGGCAGCTGGGAGAGTGGAAGAGCAATGACCCCTACAG GTCTTTATCGGGCTCCAGCACTGCAACGGGTACGACTGTGATTGAATGTATGAAAGTCAAAGGCAGTTCAGAGTCACTGCTCAACTCGCCCGCCACCTCCAGAGCCACGTCACCCTCGCACCTCCTTACGGAAACGGATGTCAAGCCCGCTTCGCCCTTCAAACCCCCTGGACTCATGTCTCCGTCAAGTGGCTATTCCAGTCAGTCGGAAACTCCCACCCCTACCGTGCCGCTCAGTCAGGCAGCAGGTGCGGGGGGAGTGGGGTCATCCGGGACAACGGGATGTAAGTTGCGGCCAAAGATTCCCGAAAGAAAATCTTCGCTACCGTCGCCGAAGGATCCTGCTGCTAGGTCCAGATTGTCCTTTGAGATGCCAGGGAATGCCCATCTGGAGCTGTCGTCAATCAAGCCAAAGCAAAAGGCCAGCAGGCGGCATTCAGACACGTCCACGTCCGCAAAACCTGGAAAAACTAGCCCCAACTCTTCGCAGGTCCTCCCGATGGTCACCCAGAACGAGCTGAAAACAATTCGGCTTCGTTCGGTCTCGCGAGGCGATCTGGAGGACTGCCCGGACGGTGCGTCGGACACCATCGAGGAAGAACAGCAGTGCAGAGACTTTGAAGATGACGCCAGCCCGCCTCCCACCCTACCTAAACCCAAGCCGCCCGTTTCTGTCAAACCCCCTCTTCCAAAACGGCCCCTTAACCTGCGTCTGAAGTCCCAGTCCTCCACGCCCACCCTCACCCTGGACTCGCCCCCAGCGTCGCCCGTGGACCGCCGTGTTCCCCTGGGCAACATTTACAAAGTCATGAAGAAACCCAAACCCAAAAAAGCTCAGTCACAAAGTCTTTCAAATCCATCCGTGATCCAAGATTATAATTCCATGTCCACCCCACAAGCCACCTATAACCAGTGCCTCTTTGACCTCCCGCCCCTTCCGGACCCCCAGCCTCTCCTGGAGGATCCCATGTTAGAGCCGCAATTTGATGCGGGCCTTCAACTCGGGCCAGAGGACGGCGGCTCGCTCCCTTCTCCTTGCAGCAATCTGGAGGCCCTGGAATTCCAGGACAAGAGCAAGACCCTTCCTTCAAGAATGACAATCTCCTGTCTGGCAGAGCTCTCTGACAAAAAGAAACCCAAG GTTCCACCCCCAGTGCCCAAGAAACCAAACGTCCTTCTTCTTCCTTCCTCCGCCCACTCCTCAACTAACAGCGGGACAGACCGCCAGGCCACACCGACCGACAGCCCGGTGGGCCTTCCGTCTCCCGGAGATCCTTTCCCCCCAGAAAACATTCCCATAAGTCCTGAAATGTCAACACGAGATGAGAATCACTTGGGAGCAGACGCTTTGACGGAGTCTTCACTTCACTCTTCCCTGCTGGATTCCTCCCTAGCGGAGCCGGAAGAGAAAAGGGCCGCCACGGGGATTGAGCCAG ATGATGGCGTGGCCAGTGACAAAACGGTGCTTCACATTGTGGAGGAAACGGATGAAGGCTTCCTggccagcacgcctgcaacacACACCACCGAAGACCTGTTCACCATCATACACAG GTCCAAGCGAAAGGTTCTGGGTCGCAAGGAGCCTTCCGATTCCTTCGGAAGCCGCCAGAGTCTGACGTCTCCGGTCAAGCAGATGAACCCCACCGCGGGCGGCGGCCAGAGGTCCAGCTCCCGCAACGAGAACTTCATGGCCCTGCTGCAGAAGAAGGGCAGCAAGTCTTCCAGCGCGGGGACCAGGGTGTCCGCTGCCGAACTTCTCAAAAGCACAAACCCCTTGGCGCGACGTGTCCCCGAGCTCTCCGGCGAGGGGGGAGAGGTCCAATCTGGCCAAGGCAAAGTCAACGATCAGTGA
- the nhsl2 gene encoding NHS-like protein 2 isoform X3: MQRLWARPATVGLEAESVRRGGSSSRGDGGNHNHAGGGRRGSGEHGNGAVHFRSPWQQSVNVFGSWNRPECVEELHQQAQLNLQSLLQDFEEQLCDGKPPGQTFRHPPSQSSDDASLGSPGNKRPDFIFLPASKQLYEDETASSVFGLRCLASPSPSPSPSPRESDCPPSGWSAGPPVAEKPRWHLGRRTAASEGGGKFHGVDLLQHSVSPSPSPVGHFHQPRSLEPVTDTPHQNIALRKIYSNLDTASPSDIIVGQPGTMDHSGLLCSNTPSSTWNGPKGSTFSPEAWNEPYNYIAKKGPAVPPKQHSVIGHTGGGAQEGLMLVSNSQSISFSTTSGRQRYNVPGMERRSETEGSTADGGRGGAGGVETGRGRGMSARSLAAANAFKFRERSLSTPTDSGSFCFTEIGTEQPDGTLSSTGNGNVTSSEHQWQHHNFLGLGENYALLYPRGSSEDSASTTDTISVSASDYTAEGRLCLRSRSISLKKSKRKPPPPVRSVSLMKNLDQAKGRIHHEGGLHRDGRPKSLHIPRDHFPDFQPDFLLPTSRSGELGQGGPPDLEVRAPEREAEPTFPSHWQLGEWKSNDPYRSLSGSSTATGTTVIECMKVKGSSESLLNSPATSRATSPSHLLTETDVKPASPFKPPGLMSPSSGYSSQSETPTPTVPLSQAAGAGGVGSSGTTGCKLRPKIPERKSSLPSPKDPAARSRLSFEMPGNAHLELSSIKPKQKASRRHSDTSTSAKPGKTSPNSSQVLPMVTQNELKTIRLRSVSRGDLEDCPDGASDTIEEEQQCRDFEDDASPPPTLPKPKPPVSVKPPLPKRPLNLRLKSQSSTPTLTLDSPPASPVDRRVPLGNIYKVMKKPKPKKAQSQSLSNPSVIQDYNSMSTPQATYNQCLFDLPPLPDPQPLLEDPMLEPQFDAGLQLGPEDGGSLPSPCSNLEALEFQDKSKTLPSRMTISCLAELSDKKKPKVPPPVPKKPNVLLLPSSAHSSTNSGTDRQATPTDSPVGLPSPGDPFPPENIPISPEMSTRDENHLGADALTESSLHSSLLDSSLAEPEEKRAATGIEPDDGVASDKTVLHIVEETDEGFLASTPATHTTEDLFTIIHRSKRKVLGRKEPSDSFGSRQSLTSPVKQMNPTAGGGQRSSSRNENFMALLQKKGSKSSSAGTRVSAAELLKSTNPLARRVPELSGEGGEVQSGQGKVNDQ; the protein is encoded by the exons ATGCAGCGTTTGTGGGCCAGGCCTG CCACCGTAGGACTCGAGGCGGAGAGCGTCAGGCGCGGAGGCAGCAGCAGCCGCGGCGACGGAGGCAACCACAACCACGCCGGAGGAGGACGGCGAGGAAGCGGCGAGCACGGCAACGGCGCGGTCCACTTCaggtctccatggcaacagagCGTGAACGTGTTTGGCTCCTGGAACAGACCCGAGTGTGTCGAAGAGCTCCACCAGCAGGCGCAGCTTAACCTCCAGAGCCTGCTGCAAG actttgaggaGCAGCTGTGCGACGGCAAGCCGCCAGGTCAGACGTTCCGCCATCCGCCCTCGCAGAGCTCCGACGACGCCTCGCTCGGCTCCCCCGGCAACAAGCGGCCCGACTTCATCTTTCTG CCGGCGTCCAAGCAGCTCTACGAAGATGAGACCGCCAGCTCGGTCTTCGGACTGAGGTGCCTGGCCAGCCCGTCTCCCTCGCCTTCTCCGTCCCCCCGCGAGTCCGATTGCCCCCCATCGGGCTGGAGCGCCGGACCGCCCGTCGCAGAGAAACCTCGCTGGCACCTTGGCAGACGCACGGCAGCAA GTGAAGGAGGAGGTAAATTCCATGGTGTGGACCTCCTGCAGCACTCTGTCTCCCCATCCCCCTCTCCAGTGGGGCACTTCCACCAGCCCCGCTCCCTGGAGCCTGTCACGGACACCCCTCACCAGAACATCGCCCTGAGGAAGATATACTCCAACCTCGACACCGCCTCGCCTTCAG ATATCATCGTGGGCCAACCTGGAACCATGGACCACTCTGGCCTGCTTTGCTCCAACACTCCCTCCAGCACCTGGAACGGACCGAAAGGCTCCACCTTCTCTCCCGAGGCTTGGAACGAGCCTTACAATTATATTGCCAAGAAAGGCCCGGCGGTTCCGCCCAAACAACACAGTGTCATTGGTCACACGGGAGGTGGGGCTCAGGAAGGCCTGATGTTAGTGAGCAACTCGCAGTCTATTTCCTTCTCTACCACTTCTGGGAGACAGAGGTACAACGTGCCAGGGATGGAGAGGAGGAGCGAGACTGAGGGGTCCACGGCGGACGGCGGGAGAGGTGGGGCTGGTGGCGTTGAGACGGGGAGGGGCAGGGGGATGTCCGCGCGCTCCTTAGCTGCGGCGAATGCGTTCAAGTTCCGGGAACGTTCTCTCTCCACGCCCACAGACTCTGGTTCCTTTTGCTTTACTGAGATTGGCACAGAGCAACCAGATGGGACTCTTTCATCCACAGGGAATGGGAATGTGACATCTTCAGAGCACCAGTGGCAGCATCATAACTTTTTGGGTCTCGGTGAGAATTACGCTCTCCTTTATCCCAGAGGGAGCTCAGAAGACAGCGCCAGTACCACCGACACTATCTCTGTTTCCGCGTCGGACTACACTGCTGAAGGACGCTTGTGCCTGCGCTCGCGGTCCATCTCGCTCAAGAAGTCCAAGCGCAAGCCACCGCCTCCAGTGAGGAGCGTCTCTCTCATGAAGAACCTCGACCAGGCTAAGGGAAGGATCCACCATGAGGGGGGTCTGCATCGGGATGGACGGCCAAAGAGCCTGCACATCCCCAGGGACCACTTCCCCGACTTTCAGCCCGATTTCCTTTTGCCCACCTCCAGATCAGGGGAGCTCGGCCAGGGAGGACCTCCCGACCTGGAGGTCCGTGCGCCAGAAAGGGAGGCAGAACCAACTTTCCCCTCTCACTGGCAGCTGGGAGAGTGGAAGAGCAATGACCCCTACAG GTCTTTATCGGGCTCCAGCACTGCAACGGGTACGACTGTGATTGAATGTATGAAAGTCAAAGGCAGTTCAGAGTCACTGCTCAACTCGCCCGCCACCTCCAGAGCCACGTCACCCTCGCACCTCCTTACGGAAACGGATGTCAAGCCCGCTTCGCCCTTCAAACCCCCTGGACTCATGTCTCCGTCAAGTGGCTATTCCAGTCAGTCGGAAACTCCCACCCCTACCGTGCCGCTCAGTCAGGCAGCAGGTGCGGGGGGAGTGGGGTCATCCGGGACAACGGGATGTAAGTTGCGGCCAAAGATTCCCGAAAGAAAATCTTCGCTACCGTCGCCGAAGGATCCTGCTGCTAGGTCCAGATTGTCCTTTGAGATGCCAGGGAATGCCCATCTGGAGCTGTCGTCAATCAAGCCAAAGCAAAAGGCCAGCAGGCGGCATTCAGACACGTCCACGTCCGCAAAACCTGGAAAAACTAGCCCCAACTCTTCGCAGGTCCTCCCGATGGTCACCCAGAACGAGCTGAAAACAATTCGGCTTCGTTCGGTCTCGCGAGGCGATCTGGAGGACTGCCCGGACGGTGCGTCGGACACCATCGAGGAAGAACAGCAGTGCAGAGACTTTGAAGATGACGCCAGCCCGCCTCCCACCCTACCTAAACCCAAGCCGCCCGTTTCTGTCAAACCCCCTCTTCCAAAACGGCCCCTTAACCTGCGTCTGAAGTCCCAGTCCTCCACGCCCACCCTCACCCTGGACTCGCCCCCAGCGTCGCCCGTGGACCGCCGTGTTCCCCTGGGCAACATTTACAAAGTCATGAAGAAACCCAAACCCAAAAAAGCTCAGTCACAAAGTCTTTCAAATCCATCCGTGATCCAAGATTATAATTCCATGTCCACCCCACAAGCCACCTATAACCAGTGCCTCTTTGACCTCCCGCCCCTTCCGGACCCCCAGCCTCTCCTGGAGGATCCCATGTTAGAGCCGCAATTTGATGCGGGCCTTCAACTCGGGCCAGAGGACGGCGGCTCGCTCCCTTCTCCTTGCAGCAATCTGGAGGCCCTGGAATTCCAGGACAAGAGCAAGACCCTTCCTTCAAGAATGACAATCTCCTGTCTGGCAGAGCTCTCTGACAAAAAGAAACCCAAG GTTCCACCCCCAGTGCCCAAGAAACCAAACGTCCTTCTTCTTCCTTCCTCCGCCCACTCCTCAACTAACAGCGGGACAGACCGCCAGGCCACACCGACCGACAGCCCGGTGGGCCTTCCGTCTCCCGGAGATCCTTTCCCCCCAGAAAACATTCCCATAAGTCCTGAAATGTCAACACGAGATGAGAATCACTTGGGAGCAGACGCTTTGACGGAGTCTTCACTTCACTCTTCCCTGCTGGATTCCTCCCTAGCGGAGCCGGAAGAGAAAAGGGCCGCCACGGGGATTGAGCCAG ATGATGGCGTGGCCAGTGACAAAACGGTGCTTCACATTGTGGAGGAAACGGATGAAGGCTTCCTggccagcacgcctgcaacacACACCACCGAAGACCTGTTCACCATCATACACAG GTCCAAGCGAAAGGTTCTGGGTCGCAAGGAGCCTTCCGATTCCTTCGGAAGCCGCCAGAGTCTGACGTCTCCGGTCAAGCAGATGAACCCCACCGCGGGCGGCGGCCAGAGGTCCAGCTCCCGCAACGAGAACTTCATGGCCCTGCTGCAGAAGAAGGGCAGCAAGTCTTCCAGCGCGGGGACCAGGGTGTCCGCTGCCGAACTTCTCAAAAGCACAAACCCCTTGGCGCGACGTGTCCCCGAGCTCTCCGGCGAGGGGGGAGAGGTCCAATCTGGCCAAGGCAAAGTCAACGATCAGTGA